A genome region from Clostridium sp. JN-9 includes the following:
- a CDS encoding GlmL-related ornithine degradation protein → MNVDYVIAEIGSTTTLVTAVNAADDTRIIAQGKSCTTVSSGDVTIGLKNAISDIESQIGESISWGKMLATSSAAGGLKITVHGLMEDMTVKAAKEAALGAGGNIKMITAGRIRNSDLKKIKEINPNLIIIAGGTDYGERDTSLYNAEKIHDARLGIPVVYCGNVENQQEIMEIFNNEELYIVDNVYPKIDELNVEPTRKVIQTAFEKNIIKASGMNKIKKMVNGPIMPTPGAVMESAKLLYNIIGDILVIDVGGATTDVHSVTEGSSRILDILISPEPKAKRTVEGDIGIYVNSENIIDQLDSSELNGLTKEEIRKNIKPIPRDNYEIKSSLILTKKAVDIAVNRHVGRIKRLYGGEKEFVAYGKDLSQVKNIVGTGGALTRLPHGEAILENIKYLNEDITMYPGKEASVFLDTMYIMACAGVLSRENKTAALNLLKLSLKKFGIKT, encoded by the coding sequence ATGAATGTAGATTATGTTATTGCTGAAATAGGAAGCACAACTACCTTAGTTACCGCCGTTAATGCTGCAGATGACACCAGAATCATAGCACAGGGTAAAAGCTGCACAACTGTTTCATCTGGCGATGTAACCATTGGACTAAAAAATGCAATATCAGATATTGAAAGCCAAATTGGTGAAAGTATCAGCTGGGGGAAAATGCTTGCCACCAGTTCTGCTGCCGGAGGGCTGAAAATTACTGTACATGGATTAATGGAAGACATGACAGTTAAGGCTGCAAAAGAAGCAGCCTTAGGTGCCGGCGGAAACATTAAGATGATTACAGCAGGAAGGATTAGAAATTCTGATTTAAAAAAAATCAAAGAAATAAATCCTAACTTAATCATAATTGCTGGCGGCACAGATTACGGAGAGAGAGATACTTCACTTTACAATGCAGAAAAAATTCATGATGCCAGGCTTGGCATTCCTGTAGTATATTGCGGCAACGTTGAAAACCAGCAGGAAATTATGGAGATTTTTAATAACGAAGAATTATATATAGTAGACAATGTTTATCCTAAAATAGATGAATTAAATGTTGAACCAACAAGAAAAGTTATTCAGACAGCATTTGAGAAGAATATAATTAAGGCTTCAGGTATGAATAAAATAAAGAAAATGGTAAATGGGCCAATTATGCCAACTCCAGGAGCAGTTATGGAAAGTGCAAAGCTTTTGTACAATATTATTGGGGATATTTTGGTTATTGATGTAGGAGGGGCAACCACTGATGTGCATTCAGTAACAGAAGGAAGCAGCAGAATTTTGGATATACTCATTTCTCCTGAGCCAAAAGCCAAGAGAACTGTAGAGGGTGATATAGGAATATATGTTAATAGTGAAAATATAATAGACCAGCTTGATTCTTCAGAACTAAATGGATTAACTAAGGAAGAAATCAGAAAAAATATTAAACCCATTCCAAGGGATAATTATGAAATCAAAAGCAGTTTAATTTTAACTAAGAAAGCCGTTGATATTGCTGTTAACAGACATGTTGGCCGCATTAAAAGGCTATATGGAGGCGAAAAAGAGTTTGTTGCTTATGGAAAGGATTTATCACAGGTAAAGAACATAGTTGGAACAGGAGGCGCACTAACCAGGCTTCCCCATGGAGAAGCAATTCTGGAAAACATTAAATATTTAAATGAAGATATAACTATGTATCCTGGAAAAGAGGCTTCCGTATTTTTAGATACCATGTATATAATGGCCTGTGCAGGAGTGCTTA
- a CDS encoding cobalamin-dependent protein (Presence of a B(12) (cobalamin)-binding domain implies dependence on cobalamin itself, in one of its several forms, or in some unusual lineages, dependence on a cobalamin-like analog.): MRQYVKSNPVKVVAATLGEDEHSVGLREIIDIKHGGIEKYGFQCIYLGTSCPVEKLIDAAIESKADAILASTIISHNDIHIKNMKRLNDLCIEKGVRDKLILVCGGTQVTDEIAKASGMDAGFGRGSHGCDVASFIIKKLKDKPED; this comes from the coding sequence ATGAGACAATATGTTAAAAGCAATCCTGTTAAGGTAGTGGCTGCAACTTTAGGAGAAGATGAACACTCTGTGGGTTTAAGAGAAATAATAGATATTAAGCATGGCGGAATAGAAAAATATGGATTCCAGTGCATATATTTAGGTACATCCTGTCCTGTTGAAAAGCTCATTGATGCAGCAATAGAATCAAAAGCAGATGCAATATTGGCAAGTACTATTATTAGTCATAATGATATCCATATCAAAAATATGAAAAGACTTAATGATTTATGTATAGAAAAAGGTGTAAGAGATAAACTGATTTTAGTTTGCGGAGGAACTCAGGTTACTGATGAAATTGCCAAGGCAAGTGGAATGGATGCAGGATTTGGCAGAGGCTCTCATGGCTGTGATGTGGCATCATTCATAATAAAAAAACTAAAAGACAAACCTGAAGATTAG
- the oraE gene encoding D-ornithine 4,5-aminomutase subunit OraE codes for MIDENEKLDIKAILKDLDKYEPKRRGWHWREKHSSGVVGEFTYSSISKSLKKSQPLPAARSFNGIDPQPMPVITTEIASGRFEDDIRRMRMAAWHGADHIMVIRTAGQSHFDGLIEGTPEGVGGVPISRKQIRATRKALDIIEEEVGRPINFHSYVSGVAGPDIAVMFAEEGVNGAHQDPQYNVLYRNINMVRSFVDAAVAKKIMCWADMLQIDGAHNANATAMKGYKVMPELMVQHAINCKFSEMVGMKKENIALSTVPPTASPAPCMKIDLPYAVALRELFKGYKMRAQMNTKYIESCEREATVSHTLNLFISALTSADIQSTITPDEGRNVPWHYNNINAVNTAKQALIGLDGLKDLVELKKEGFLPEKVRELKERAVLFMEEIIEVGGYFKAVENGFFVDSGEYPERNEDGIVRKIHGGVGENTVVQRDKDYFAPVCAHFGYNNVPAEYKKPCDAINKCTLCDHSKIKYIDELDEEDNVNVRMDKVKDDGKIVPEVQWSKDGYIKATLCIPENEQISEAAALEIGKKMNLTDVEIIHK; via the coding sequence ATGATAGATGAAAATGAAAAGCTTGATATTAAAGCTATACTAAAGGATTTAGATAAATATGAGCCTAAAAGACGTGGATGGCACTGGAGAGAAAAACACAGCAGTGGTGTTGTAGGTGAATTTACTTATAGCAGTATTTCCAAATCATTAAAGAAAAGTCAGCCTTTACCTGCTGCCAGGAGTTTTAACGGCATTGACCCGCAGCCTATGCCGGTTATAACAACAGAAATTGCATCTGGAAGATTTGAAGATGATATTAGAAGAATGAGAATGGCAGCATGGCATGGTGCTGATCACATAATGGTAATAAGAACCGCTGGGCAAAGTCATTTTGACGGCTTAATTGAAGGCACTCCTGAGGGAGTAGGAGGAGTTCCTATTTCAAGAAAGCAGATAAGAGCTACACGTAAGGCCTTGGATATTATAGAGGAGGAGGTTGGCCGTCCAATTAACTTTCATTCATATGTGTCCGGAGTTGCCGGCCCTGACATAGCAGTAATGTTTGCTGAAGAAGGAGTAAATGGAGCTCACCAGGATCCTCAATATAATGTTCTCTACAGAAATATTAATATGGTAAGATCTTTTGTTGATGCAGCTGTAGCTAAAAAAATAATGTGCTGGGCTGATATGCTTCAGATAGATGGAGCTCATAATGCCAATGCAACTGCTATGAAAGGATATAAAGTAATGCCTGAACTTATGGTTCAGCACGCAATAAACTGTAAGTTTTCAGAAATGGTGGGCATGAAAAAAGAAAATATTGCATTATCCACTGTTCCTCCAACAGCATCTCCTGCACCCTGCATGAAAATAGATTTACCATATGCAGTAGCCTTGAGAGAGCTATTTAAAGGCTATAAAATGAGAGCTCAAATGAATACAAAATATATTGAGTCCTGTGAAAGGGAAGCTACAGTGAGCCATACTTTAAATTTATTTATATCCGCACTAACAAGTGCTGACATCCAAAGTACTATTACCCCTGATGAAGGAAGAAATGTGCCATGGCATTACAATAATATTAATGCAGTAAATACTGCAAAGCAGGCACTTATAGGACTGGATGGATTAAAAGATTTAGTAGAGTTAAAAAAGGAAGGCTTCCTTCCTGAAAAAGTAAGGGAATTAAAAGAAAGAGCAGTTTTATTTATGGAAGAAATAATTGAAGTTGGTGGATATTTTAAAGCTGTAGAAAATGGATTCTTTGTTGATTCAGGTGAATACCCTGAAAGAAATGAAGATGGAATTGTAAGAAAAATACATGGCGGAGTTGGCGAAAATACAGTTGTACAAAGAGACAAAGACTACTTTGCACCTGTCTGTGCCCACTTTGGATACAACAATGTACCAGCTGAATATAAAAAGCCCTGCGATGCTATTAATAAGTGTACACTATGTGATCATAGCAAAATTAAATATATTGATGAATTAGATGAAGAAGATAATGTTAATGTGAGAATGGATAAGGTAAAAGATGATGGAAAAATAGTACCTGAAGTACAATGGAGCAAGGATGGATATATTAAGGCAACACTGTGCATACCTGAAAATGAACAGATTAGTGAAGCTGCTGCTCTTGAAATAGGTAAAAAGATGAACTTAACTGATGTTGAAATTATTCATAAGTAG
- a CDS encoding ornithine aminomutase subunit alpha: MKREDDFEKRREHLKDLSDKELYDRFWCLAEQIVKPMVDLAYNNTSPSIERSVLLRMGFSSLEAGDIVKNGVKWNLLGKGMGNAVLTYSKIKNIDYLKAGAQLAGGIGWNELAEKFAQKID, translated from the coding sequence TTGAAAAGAGAAGATGATTTTGAAAAGAGAAGAGAACACTTAAAAGATTTAAGTGATAAAGAACTATATGATAGATTCTGGTGCCTGGCTGAACAAATTGTTAAGCCTATGGTGGATCTGGCCTACAATAATACATCTCCTTCTATAGAAAGATCAGTATTACTTAGAATGGGTTTCTCCAGTTTAGAGGCAGGAGACATAGTAAAAAATGGTGTTAAGTGGAATCTGCTTGGTAAAGGTATGGGCAATGCGGTATTAACCTATTCTAAAATAAAAAATATTGATTATCTTAAAGCAGGAGCACAGCTTGCAGGTGGTATTGGATGGAATGAGTTAGCAGAAAAATTTGCTCAGAAAATAGATTGA
- the ortB gene encoding 2-amino-4-oxopentanoate thiolase subunit OrtB: protein MNKYDELMSRKSEIMLKSVGIDYSKYETGKLSFDYNSMMKDVGYGIKDVIEIQTEARVGNTPLLELKNITELARKVSKTGQAARIFIKDESCNPSGSFKDRRAALSVYDAKKRGYKGVVSATSGNYGAAVASQAAMRSLKCIIVQECYDSNKIGQPEILEKGRKCEGFGAEVLRLTVGPELFYTFLKVLEDTSYYNASLYSTYGVAGIETLGYEIAVQCREEFGRDPSAVVITHAGGGNVTGTARGLIKAGALDTKIIGASVDLTGLHMASDIDFNKKSFTTGHTGFGIPFMTWPDRSDVPRSAARPLRYLDRYVTVQQGEVFYMTELLAQIEGLERGPAGNISLAAAFSLAQEMNNDDILVVQETEYTGAGKHIIPQLNFAKQNGIKIEVGDPINEIPGKTIILPESPSKLSVNNRDLNEYRKSYIYNSLKKVKGDYIEQTDLDFLCKETRLTTDEVMKILKENNFDVR from the coding sequence ATGAATAAGTATGATGAATTAATGAGCAGAAAAAGTGAAATAATGCTTAAATCAGTTGGAATTGACTATTCAAAATATGAAACAGGAAAACTTTCTTTTGATTATAATTCTATGATGAAAGATGTAGGATATGGTATTAAAGATGTAATAGAAATTCAAACTGAAGCCAGAGTAGGGAATACACCTCTCCTGGAACTTAAAAATATAACTGAATTAGCTAGAAAAGTTTCAAAGACAGGGCAGGCAGCACGAATATTTATAAAGGATGAAAGTTGTAATCCATCTGGCAGTTTTAAAGACAGAAGAGCTGCACTATCGGTTTATGATGCAAAAAAACGAGGGTATAAGGGAGTTGTATCTGCTACTTCTGGTAATTATGGAGCTGCAGTGGCATCTCAGGCTGCTATGAGATCCTTAAAATGTATAATTGTTCAGGAATGCTATGATTCAAACAAAATAGGACAGCCTGAAATATTAGAAAAAGGAAGAAAATGCGAGGGCTTTGGTGCAGAAGTACTAAGATTAACTGTGGGTCCGGAACTTTTTTACACATTTTTAAAGGTTTTAGAAGATACATCATACTATAATGCTTCTCTGTATTCAACTTATGGAGTTGCAGGTATAGAAACATTAGGATATGAAATTGCTGTTCAATGCAGGGAAGAATTTGGGAGAGATCCATCAGCAGTTGTAATAACACATGCAGGCGGCGGAAATGTTACAGGCACTGCAAGAGGACTTATAAAAGCAGGCGCATTGGATACAAAAATAATTGGAGCATCTGTAGATTTAACTGGGCTTCATATGGCCTCTGATATAGACTTTAATAAGAAATCGTTTACTACAGGACATACAGGCTTTGGAATACCATTTATGACATGGCCTGACAGATCAGATGTACCTAGAAGTGCAGCAAGACCTTTAAGATATCTGGACAGGTACGTTACAGTACAACAGGGAGAAGTTTTTTACATGACTGAATTATTAGCTCAAATAGAAGGCCTTGAAAGAGGACCTGCTGGAAATATATCTTTAGCAGCAGCCTTTTCATTAGCTCAGGAAATGAACAATGATGATATTTTAGTTGTTCAGGAGACTGAGTATACAGGAGCTGGTAAACATATAATACCTCAGCTGAACTTTGCAAAGCAAAATGGAATTAAAATTGAAGTTGGAGATCCAATTAATGAAATACCAGGTAAAACCATAATACTTCCAGAAAGTCCATCAAAGCTTTCTGTAAATAATAGAGATTTAAATGAATATAGAAAATCATATATTTATAATTCATTAAAAAAAGTTAAGGGTGACTATATAGAACAGACTGATTTAGATTTTCTTTGTAAAGAAACAAGACTTACTACAGATGAAGTCATGAAAATATTAAAAGAAAATAATTTTGATGTAAGGTAG
- the ortA gene encoding 2-amino-4-oxopentanoate thiolase subunit OrtA, with protein MIKKETWVEVEETVLSPDERAQNIPEATKKTPLKVWVRGNCLEDCNMGQVVNVKTNSGRTLNGKVVSVNPGYYHSFGDYVEETAYIGIQARKMLEK; from the coding sequence ATGATTAAAAAAGAAACCTGGGTAGAAGTTGAGGAAACAGTATTATCCCCTGATGAAAGGGCTCAGAATATACCTGAGGCAACAAAGAAAACACCCCTTAAAGTCTGGGTGAGAGGCAATTGTCTGGAGGATTGCAATATGGGGCAGGTTGTAAATGTAAAGACTAATTCAGGCAGAACATTAAATGGGAAAGTGGTAAGTGTTAATCCTGGATATTATCACAGCTTTGGAGATTACGTGGAAGAAACTGCTTATATAGGAATTCAAGCCAGAAAAATGCTAGAAAAATAA
- a CDS encoding sigma 54-interacting transcriptional regulator, with amino-acid sequence MNNIESILKYLIDNLDIGIHIVDGSGATIYYNEAMAQVEGIKKEDAIGKKVVDYLSDVKEDNSTLMNALKNGNKITDVIQHYSSIKKKKITSINTTIPVINENKIIAAIEIAKDMTQLKELTEKICKLQVNDSTLKKTYTFNDIYGKNPIMLKAVEKAKKASLANSSVLIYAETGCGKEVFAQSIHYSGIRKNKPFIPINCAAIPDALLESMLFGTRRGSFTGAENKKGLFEEADGGTILLDEINSMNPYLQSKLLRVLQDGYIRPVGSNKTIDVDVRIIATLNEEPDKLIESGRLRKDLYYRLSVIRINIPPLRDRKEDIIYYVEHYIEYYNKMLGKNIKGIEPEVLQRFYDYNWPGNIRELKNIIESAVNMCDSNIYLSKEYFDIRINKNKGNDILKSGINTQAEMFNTYNSSLYEYINEIEKKIIINMLEQNGNNITVTAKKLGLSRQNLQHKIKKYCIY; translated from the coding sequence ATGAATAATATTGAAAGTATTTTAAAGTATTTGATTGATAATTTGGACATAGGGATTCATATAGTTGATGGTTCAGGTGCTACAATTTATTATAATGAAGCAATGGCACAGGTTGAAGGAATTAAAAAAGAAGATGCAATTGGTAAAAAAGTTGTGGATTATTTAAGTGATGTTAAAGAAGACAACTCAACCTTAATGAATGCTTTAAAAAACGGCAATAAAATTACTGATGTTATTCAACATTACAGCAGTATTAAAAAGAAGAAAATAACCAGCATTAATACAACAATTCCGGTAATTAACGAAAATAAAATTATTGCAGCAATAGAAATTGCTAAAGATATGACTCAGTTAAAAGAACTTACAGAAAAGATATGCAAGCTTCAGGTAAATGACAGCACATTAAAAAAAACTTATACATTTAATGATATCTATGGTAAAAATCCAATAATGCTTAAGGCTGTTGAAAAAGCTAAAAAAGCAAGTTTAGCTAATTCTTCAGTGCTTATATATGCTGAAACAGGTTGTGGAAAAGAAGTTTTTGCACAAAGCATTCATTACAGCGGCATTAGAAAAAATAAACCTTTTATACCAATAAACTGCGCTGCTATTCCAGATGCACTACTTGAAAGTATGCTGTTTGGAACACGTAGAGGAAGTTTTACAGGTGCCGAAAATAAAAAAGGGCTTTTTGAAGAGGCAGATGGGGGAACTATTTTATTAGATGAGATTAATTCTATGAATCCATATCTTCAGTCAAAATTGTTAAGGGTATTACAAGATGGATATATAAGGCCTGTAGGCAGTAACAAAACTATAGATGTGGATGTAAGAATAATTGCAACTTTAAATGAGGAACCAGACAAATTAATAGAAAGCGGAAGACTTAGAAAAGATCTTTATTACAGGCTCAGCGTAATTAGGATAAATATACCTCCTCTAAGGGATAGAAAAGAAGATATAATTTATTATGTTGAACATTATATAGAATATTACAATAAAATGCTTGGTAAAAACATAAAGGGTATTGAACCCGAGGTACTCCAGAGATTTTATGATTACAACTGGCCTGGCAACATAAGAGAGCTTAAAAACATAATTGAATCAGCAGTTAATATGTGTGACAGCAATATATATCTTTCCAAGGAATATTTTGATATCAGAATTAATAAAAATAAAGGAAATGATATACTTAAATCTGGAATTAATACTCAGGCTGAAATGTTTAACACATATAATTCTTCATTATATGAATACATTAACGAAATAGAAAAAAAAATAATTATAAACATGCTAGAACAAAATGGAAACAATATAACAGTTACAGCAAAAAAACTCGGGCTATCAAGACAAAATTTACAGCATAAAATTAAAAAATACTGTATTTATTAG
- the glyA gene encoding serine hydroxymethyltransferase: protein MSLENLKKEDAEIYSIIEKESMRQEDNIELIASENFTSKAVMEAMGSQLTNKYAEGYPGKRFYGGCRFVDEVETIAIERAKKLFNAEHANVQPHSGSQANMAVYMAVLKPGDTVLGMNLSHGGHLTHGSPVSFSGKLYNFVPYGLKKETERIDYEQVRTLALENKPKLIVAGASAYPRIIDFKLFKEIADEAGALLMVDMAHIAGLVAAGEHPSPVPYADFVTTTTHKTLRGPRGGVILCKEKYAKALDKAIFPGIQGGPLMHTIAAKAVCFGEALTDEYKQYIKQVVINARVLGEELVKYGFRLVSGGTDNHLILVDLTNKNITGKDAEKLLESIGITVNKNAVPYDKLSPFVTSGIRIGTPAATTRGFKEDEMKKIAYFIDYTINHRDEDLSAISSEIKKLCNKYPIYK from the coding sequence ATGAGTTTAGAGAACTTAAAAAAAGAAGATGCAGAGATTTATAGTATCATAGAAAAGGAATCAATGAGACAAGAGGATAATATTGAATTAATTGCATCTGAGAATTTTACAAGTAAGGCTGTAATGGAAGCAATGGGATCTCAACTTACAAATAAATATGCAGAAGGATATCCTGGAAAAAGATTTTATGGTGGATGCAGATTTGTTGATGAAGTTGAAACAATAGCAATAGAAAGAGCTAAAAAGCTTTTTAATGCAGAGCATGCTAATGTACAGCCTCATTCAGGATCACAGGCAAATATGGCAGTATACATGGCTGTATTAAAACCTGGAGATACAGTACTGGGCATGAATTTAAGCCATGGAGGTCACTTAACACATGGCAGTCCTGTAAGTTTTTCGGGTAAGCTTTATAATTTCGTCCCATATGGTTTAAAAAAAGAAACTGAAAGAATAGATTATGAACAGGTTAGAACATTGGCTTTAGAAAATAAACCAAAGTTGATAGTTGCAGGAGCAAGTGCATATCCAAGAATAATAGATTTTAAATTGTTTAAAGAAATTGCAGATGAAGCAGGAGCTTTACTAATGGTTGATATGGCACATATCGCTGGATTAGTAGCAGCAGGAGAACATCCATCACCTGTGCCATATGCAGATTTCGTCACAACTACAACTCATAAAACCCTTAGAGGTCCAAGAGGAGGAGTAATCCTCTGTAAGGAAAAATATGCAAAAGCACTTGATAAAGCAATATTCCCTGGAATTCAAGGGGGCCCTCTTATGCATACAATTGCAGCTAAAGCAGTCTGCTTTGGAGAAGCTCTTACAGATGAATATAAACAATATATAAAGCAGGTTGTTATAAATGCCAGAGTTCTGGGAGAAGAACTTGTAAAATACGGCTTTAGACTGGTATCTGGTGGAACAGATAATCATCTTATTTTAGTAGATTTAACAAATAAGAATATTACAGGAAAAGATGCAGAAAAGCTTCTTGAATCTATAGGAATTACTGTTAATAAAAATGCAGTACCTTATGATAAACTTAGTCCTTTTGTAACAAGCGGTATTAGAATAGGTACACCGGCAGCTACAACAAGAGGCTTTAAGGAAGATGAAATGAAAAAAATAGCATATTTCATTGATTATACTATTAATCACAGGGATGAAGATCTATCAGCAATATCCAGTGAAATTAAAAAGCTGTGTAACAAATACCCAATATATAAATAA
- a CDS encoding threonine/serine exporter family protein — protein MDMNRIMHIAATAGKIVLENGGETYRVEETINRICHAYNIDNSESFVTPTGIMMSATSEFGQTISIVKRINVRTTNLEKISRVNDLSRNIRIKGYTLEYVENQLSKIDEVKRYSNKTNILFSCIGAGFFTLMFGGSLKDFIVSFMIGGIITCSTILLNRFETNSFFINIVGGVLAALLALLSVKFGFGSSVDKIVIGSIMLLVPGLAITNAIRDTISGDLVAGISRGIEAFLVAVAIAVGTGIVFKIWFLANGGL, from the coding sequence ATGGATATGAACAGAATAATGCATATAGCTGCAACAGCTGGGAAAATAGTACTTGAAAATGGCGGAGAAACTTATAGGGTTGAAGAAACCATAAACAGAATATGTCATGCATACAATATTGATAATTCAGAAAGCTTTGTTACTCCTACAGGTATAATGATGTCTGCAACAAGTGAGTTTGGACAAACAATCTCTATTGTTAAAAGAATCAATGTAAGGACAACAAACCTGGAGAAAATATCAAGAGTTAATGATTTATCACGAAATATTCGTATAAAAGGATATACTTTAGAATATGTTGAAAATCAGCTGTCAAAAATAGATGAAGTTAAAAGATATTCAAATAAAACAAATATACTTTTCTCATGTATTGGTGCTGGCTTTTTTACTCTAATGTTTGGAGGGTCATTAAAGGACTTCATTGTATCTTTCATGATTGGAGGGATAATAACCTGTTCTACTATTTTATTAAACAGATTTGAAACCAATAGTTTTTTTATAAATATTGTGGGAGGCGTACTTGCTGCACTGCTGGCATTATTAAGTGTAAAATTCGGCTTTGGAAGCAGTGTTGATAAAATAGTTATAGGTTCCATTATGCTCCTGGTTCCCGGCCTCGCCATTACAAATGCCATAAGAGATACCATTTCAGGTGATTTAGTTGCAGGTATTTCCAGGGGCATAGAGGCTTTTTTAGTGGCAGTGGCCATTGCAGTAGGCACAGGTATAGTTTTTAAAATTTGGTTTTTAGCTAATGGAGGACTTTAA
- a CDS encoding threonine/serine exporter family protein — MVLNFIYASIATLAFGIIFNIRGKNLVFASLGGGISWAVYLLSLKFFSSMIFAYFLAAAIVTLYSEIMARVLKTPVTTFVICAIIPVVPGGGMYNTMMESVKGNVQTALSMGVQTITIAGAIAVGILFISTIVKIVIINRNKK; from the coding sequence ATGGTTTTAAATTTCATATATGCATCTATAGCCACACTGGCTTTTGGAATTATTTTTAATATCAGGGGTAAAAATTTAGTATTTGCTTCTTTAGGAGGCGGCATAAGCTGGGCAGTATATCTTTTATCATTAAAATTTTTTTCATCTATGATTTTTGCCTATTTTCTTGCAGCTGCTATAGTTACATTATATTCAGAAATAATGGCAAGGGTTTTAAAAACACCTGTAACCACCTTTGTTATATGTGCCATTATTCCAGTAGTTCCTGGAGGTGGAATGTATAACACAATGATGGAATCAGTTAAAGGAAATGTACAAACAGCCCTTTCCATGGGGGTTCAGACTATTACAATTGCTGGTGCCATTGCAGTTGGTATATTATTCATCTCAACTATAGTAAAAATTGTAATTATAAATAGAAATAAAAAATAG
- a CDS encoding metal-sensitive transcriptional regulator, translating into MNENKTISKKDVLVRLRRIEGQVKGIEKMVDGEACCRDILIQVAAIRAAMNKVGSMIFENYAKGCFNCNDGNLVKPESVDDLISTLNMFIK; encoded by the coding sequence ATGAATGAAAATAAAACTATTTCAAAAAAAGATGTTTTAGTTAGATTAAGAAGAATAGAAGGACAGGTAAAAGGGATAGAAAAAATGGTAGACGGCGAAGCTTGCTGCAGGGATATTTTAATACAGGTTGCTGCTATACGAGCTGCTATGAATAAAGTTGGTTCTATGATATTTGAAAACTATGCAAAGGGTTGTTTTAACTGTAATGATGGAAATTTAGTAAAACCTGAAAGTGTAGATGATTTAATTTCAACTTTGAATATGTTCATTAAATAA
- a CDS encoding DUF4883 family protein has protein sequence MRRNILIISITCIITLLFTSCSNIMDYKILHPSKPNDFYYTNLLWKNLSDKSNCKTTILDTNYYKEIQFNKEYVEQFKLFLKKLNKSNFIKKPDKELSKPLYKIFFDFGNEKYIVNVYNENLISIYPWDGNYEMDFINMNDTPNSLNIYSLCKYLYN, from the coding sequence ATGAGGAGGAATATATTAATCATATCAATAACATGTATAATTACATTGCTTTTTACCAGCTGTTCAAATATTATGGATTATAAAATCTTACACCCTTCAAAGCCCAATGACTTCTATTATACCAATTTATTATGGAAGAATTTATCTGATAAAAGCAATTGTAAAACAACAATACTAGATACAAATTACTATAAAGAAATTCAGTTTAATAAAGAGTATGTGGAACAATTTAAACTTTTTTTAAAGAAACTTAATAAGTCAAATTTTATAAAAAAGCCAGATAAAGAATTAAGCAAACCATTATATAAAATATTCTTTGACTTTGGAAATGAAAAGTATATTGTCAATGTTTATAATGAAAATTTAATTTCTATATACCCCTGGGATGGAAATTATGAAATGGATTTTATTAATATGAATGACACCCCTAATTCTTTAAACATTTATTCTCTGTGTAAATATTTATATAACTGA